From the genome of Triticum aestivum cultivar Chinese Spring chromosome 1A, IWGSC CS RefSeq v2.1, whole genome shotgun sequence:
TGGGTCCCATCAGGCCTTTATTGAGCATTGCAATTTCGCTAAGCATAAGAGCAAGTACGATGAGGTAATGTAGGTAGGCTGTAATACTTTAAATAATATATTTTTGCTGAGTTGGATGAGAGAGAAGAGAAGTGGGCTTTAACATGATCTCCAACACTCTTTGTGAGAAACATGTGGGTCATATATTGATGTAGTATACTAGTATGACTAACTATTGTATGAGTGGGTTATAAAATTGACTATAAGTGACATGGCAAATTCATGTAGCCgattgttggctatactattaaccatgcttttTAAGGGCTACCTTCTGTGTTCGTCGACTTGCGCGAGCACGTAGTTTGTCACCGCACAGCCAGTTGTCCTCATTGTAGGCCGAGCTGCATGGCCTTGCAGCTCGCTTTGCCTCCACCCTCTTGGTTGCAACATCGCTGTGTGGGGTTCCAACATTGCCACCAGTCATTGTCGTAGCATGCCACGCGCCTGTCGCATCACCCATTGCTTCGCCATGCAATTTTTGTTGTCGCCGCAGCCGGTTGAAGCTTTCTTGGCCGCTGGTTGCAACATTTTGTGGTTGCCTCGTCTCGGGTTGAAACTTTTTTAAAAGCTGGTTGTAGCTTTCTCACCCGCCGATCGTAGCATTTTATGATGCTGGTTGCAGCTCCTCCGTGCGACGGTGACATCCCCTACTTTCTTTGGTTCCTGCAGGAAAAAAAACCGACGACGCCGATTCATAGCATTTGACGCTGCTGGTTGCAGCTCCACTGAGCGCCGATCGCGACCCCTGCTCTCTATTTCCAGCAAAAAATGGCGCCAACGGTAGCAATTGGTGCACTGGTTGTAGCTCCCCTACCAAGTTCCTTGGGATACGTGCCTGCAGTTGTAGCGCACGGTCCCAACATCCGCGGTAGCCAATTCTAGCATCGGTAGCACGCAGGGTCACCCATGGTCACCGTGGTTGCTGCTGTTGAAGCACACTGGGGTACTAGCTCTCTTTCCCCGCATCAGCGACGGCGCCTTAGTGCTGGCCAGCAGCAGCCGCGAGGAGAAATGGCTGTGGAGCAGGGCGAAGAGAAGAAAAAGAGGCAGAGGACGTCATGCGCGAGGCGTTTACCTAAGCATAATGGGCAACCAATTGAAGCTGTCGCGACTCACTACGGTGTTTGAGGCTACTGACGTGCAAAGAAGTCGGGTTTGCGTGCAACACCATTTCATAAACTTATTGTTAATCTTACGACCAGGACGCCGCTTGCATCGGCATTGCGAAGTAAATAAAAAAAATATGCTCGTATGCATCTCAATTTTGATGATTTATTCACCCGAATTTTTGTAGCCCCAGCCCCTCCAGGTCCAGCGAACTAAAGTAAAAAATCTGTGCCCTAAAAAAAAGGTAAAAAACCTGGAGCAATGTGTTCAGTTTGATTCTGTGCTGGAGTTAAAAAAGATGTAGAGGTAAAAGTATCCATGATTCTGTGATTGTGCGTCAATGTGTTCAGATTGAAGAAAAACTGAAATAACTAGGGGTAATATATCTATTTTCATCACGGTGCAGCATATCTGATTCGGACACTTGACAACGCGAGGCAGAGTAATAACCAGCCTTAAGTTTACAACTTTTACCAAGTATAACAATCAGTCAATGGATCACACCCCAGATACTCTCATCAGAAATGTCACGTGCCTATGTGGCCGATTCCGCAAAGGCATCTATCAACCATTTCCTCAATGTATCTAGAGCTacgtggtactccctccgttccaaaatagatgactcaactttgtacaaattttagaacggagggagtataacactAAGGAGCTGTTCGGCAATCCACCGGCTCCGCGAAATCCGAGGATCTGCAGAGCACCTGCTCTCCTGCTCCGTGATTTTTAACTTCAGCTCCGCCAGCTCCGGGAGCGGGGTCACAGAGCGGGAGGGACTCCAAACAGGCCCTAAGTATCCGTAATGCCCGTCAACCCCATAGGGGGGTCAACTTGGTGTGCCGCATTACCAGCTTATCTCTGCTGCCCTGCTGCGTTCCTTCGGACCCGAAAGGGGTACCGGCGGTGGGAACCGTTTCCATTAGAGGGCCCGTTCGGTTCTGCCATAGCAGCTCCTTTGACAGTGGCAGGAGATATCTGTCGCTTACTGGAACTGCGGGTACTCCGTCGACTGGGGTCTGATGATTCATGTGCCTGCCCCAACTTTTCGGTGGACGCCAGGATGGTGTCGCTCCGATTGCTTAGCTTAGATATGCTGCTTGTGTCCGATGAGGGTCTTTTGACGGTTGGAGATCCcggggcttcatcttcatctgtgATGCTGTCTTCTATATCTGAAACCAGGGAATAGCAAAGATGGTAAGTTTCCCGGGGCTAACATATCCCTGTGAAGTCTTTCATTGCTTCACAGACAGTACATGAAAAGCTACAAGGGAAAATAATACACTTCACTGAACTGGATTAACTAAATATCCCAGCTGTGCTCAGTCAACAAAGGAACTAGGACTAGATTCCAATTTTGGGGTTAATGTGGCCAATAACATGGCTGTTTAATAATTTGTTAATTGAAATATTAAGACAGCTCGCCCAAGGAAAAGGGGAAAGACCATAGGACGCATCTAACTgctactccctccgtatcaaaatagatgactcatctttgtactaaagttagtacaaagttgagtcatctattttggaacggagggagtaccttttaaCTTTCAAGTTTCAACAGTAATCTCTTGAGTTCTGTAATGCAACTTACCTCGGAAGCTGTTCCTGTGTTCCTTCATGGTTGGGTACATCCTTGTTGTCTTAACAATCTAATGCTTTAGTGTGGCTTACTGTTTGTTACTTCCCCATTTATGTTCTTGACTCTAGAATTATGTAAAGCATTGAAAACCACCAGGCGCAGATGAAACTTAATTTGAAGGTAGACCGTACCATATTAATTAGCCTACTATGCATGACAGCCATATATTTCCACAAAAGGTCAGCCGTACCAGATTTAGGATGAACCAGACGAGCAGCTTGCCAGTATTTCCCTTTTGCCTGACCATAAATAGATACACTGTAAGATGTATACAAAAATAGACAACAGTTTAAACTGTGGTATATAAGTAGAATCCATTCCACAACTGGTCAAGGATCACCTCAACGGCCTACTACAAGCATTAATCAACAAAATGTATTCAGAAGCTAGAACCTAAGCATTAGAAACTTACCACCGAAACAGGTACAGTCCAACCTTTAATGATGGACCAATCAAGTGCAGGCCTCAGGTCCTTTTTCTTAGCAGGATGTTGCCCGCCTTCACCCATGGGAGGATCCAACAGCATTACCTGTAGAAAAATGTCAAGGACAAACACGTGAGTTATTGTCCCCGGTTAACCAGCATGAAAACATGGAGATTAAATGATACTCCCTACTAAAGTTGTACTAAGTGAGCagcaattaatatggatcggagggagtaacacAATTCGGCCCACTTCATATTTTAATTATTGACCAGAGCATGGAAGTTCATTTGGTATCATATTATTTTGTGTCATCTTCACCAGCAAGAAAGTTGATTGTGTTATCAGCCCCTAAAGCTATTGGACCACCAGATAACAAGCACAAAAAAATGATTGAGGTATCCACATGGCAGTAACATGAAACATAGTGGTCCACGATAACAGCGAACAATGAGAGAGTTAATGACAAGCAGGAGCTAATTTATGACTAAAACAGCAAATTACTAGATGTTTACCTGAACCACATCTCTACTGTTCAACCTAATAATTTCCGCAGTCCAGTAACAATCTGAACACCGCCAGTCAACCTTGTCACCTACTTTCCAGGTATCACAAACACTTGCAACAAGCTCATTCTTTGGAAAGTGCGCAGGAACTTGTCCCCCCCTATACCAATGAGGAAAGGCAGGACGCAACATTATTTCAGTACTCTCACTTGATTTCCCTTCCCCGCATGCTGGGCTGAGTGGGTTCTTTTGAAAGACTCTGATCCATTCATTCTCTGCAAAAGGGCATGGACAGTAATGATATGAGGTGCACAGAAAACCAACAGTTATAATCTTGGTCAGATTCAAGTGTTCCAAGATTTTCTGGTGTCTAGTATAAAGGTAattaatcacggcaagacataatTGCACTACATGGCTACGGCCAGCAACTGTCCTGCCCCCACTCCCAGACAAGATAAACATTTGGGCAAGAAAGCACATGCTTTATTGGGTACTAGACAAATGTTAGTGCACTGGTTGATCAATTGTCAGGTAAATTGGAATGCAAGGTATAGCCAGATGTTTTCATGTATTACTAGCTCTGCAGATTCGAATACAGGCTTTGCAACTTCCTGTTCAAACATCAAACCAAACTCATCAATTATGATCTGTACAGCACAAACCATTTTGGGGGAGATATAAATAGAGAGATCACATGGTTTTTCAAGCACTGCATGATCCATCTCATTAAAGGTAAATAGTGTTGGCCAGGCATCATACATGATCCATTAAAAGCTTGAGGCAATATTATAAGATTTGTAAAATACAGATGTTTCTTCATTATATTGTAGATTCCTGCTCAAGGGTACCACCTACAATAATGTTTAATCGTCCAAGCAAACATGTGGCATATTTCTGGACTGACAAAAATTTAAACGAAAGATaactatatcatatatatagagagaaaaCATGTATAATTAGCAGGTCTACTTTCAAAAATTGGGTGCATGCCGTAAAATATATCGGCTGCCTCCAGGGCCTCAGTGGTGTACAAGAGGATAATTCCAAATACAAATTATGTCCACAAAACAAAAACAAGGTGCTTGCACCAATATCCTTAAGCTAAAAGTTCAAAAATGAGTTTTCAAATTGATTATTGCACATGGTCCCTTCACAATCCCTTCAAGCAAAAGGTTATGTGGAAACGAAAAAAACAGAGCTTCTGTAAAAATATGCTTGCCTTCTTCAGTATAGTCAATATACTCCAAGTAATACTCAAGGTGCCCAGATTCTGTGACACGCATATCAATAATCTGAAAAAGAATTAATACAATATGTGTTAGTAAAGCCCTATACCCCACCATGGAATGAATAAGGAGAGAAGTGTTATGTTTGTAATCCAAGAGATCATGGTCAAACGATGAGAGTCTATATTATTTTTTATTTAAAAGTAGTACCATACTAGCATGATATATTGGAAAGAAAAAGCTTCATCATCTATGTTTGTAATATGTATTTCAGCACACATCGGTTTCAAGATCTTAcgggtttcagctctagcctaccccaacttgtttgggactaaaggctttgttgttgttgataGACTTCAGGGCTACAATAGCAAAGCCTAGATGTGTAGCATAGCTTTATAAACAACTCCCTCCGTGCTTGAAAAGAAGGCGTATaaattttgtctgaagtcaaatggTGCAAAGTTTAACAGAGTTTGTAGGAAAACTATATAAATTTTTAGCCCGTTTGACTTCAGACTAATTTATACGCCTTCTTTTCAAGCATGGAGGGAGTAATGACAAGAGTTCAACTCTCACCAACTAATCATTGGTGGGCTGTTTGTGTGGATTTCATTATGATATTCTGGTATTTAAATGGGTGACCTTATGGGTTGTGAGCTCTAAGAAGTTCAGTTTGTAATAAAAATGAAGGTTAACACGTTAGGCTAGAGGAGGGCCGAAGATAAGAGTAATGCCACAGGGGCTTGGTCAGGACCTAATATAAGCATAACCGGGGGCTAAAATATGTGCAGGGGGGCAAGTGGCCAGCTCAAGTTTGGAACATGCCACATTGGGTCATGCACACGACCCAATGAAATAAAGAAATTCAATAGTCAAACAAATCCTAGAAAAAAGAAGCCTAAGAAGGATAAAGAAGTCAAGACCCCTAGAGAGTCAAGGTCAAAGGTCCACCATAGACCTTGATCTAGGTCCATAATCAATGGTATATAATAAAGTATGGTCCATGGTTCCTAGTTTCCTCTTATAGCCTTGCTTTTCTCTCCCACTAAAGGTGTAGTGGCAACTTATGTCCTTTTACGCTATTGCCTTTTGTTCCCTCCCACTAAGGGAGGTGGTGGTCTTCAAGCAACAAGGCTCTAGGCTTATATGAACCCTTGGGTCATTTATGATTTATTAGCTAGTCTCTTCTACCTAGTTTGTGCAAGAGTTTCTATAAAGAGCATAAAATAGTTGCCCGAAGCATGCATTAATGATATCCTAAGCCCCAATATTGACCCTCTCAACCAAACGTTTTTTGGATCCAATCTTAGGGCAAGTGGATTTGTATAGAAATTTAGGTGTCACTATTTCTGTCCATGTACAACGACCTTTTTTGAGGCTAGAATACACCCTAGTTGCTTCACTAGTTCACTACAAGGACAAACAAACAGAGATGATATGAGAAATTGATAGTATACCAGAAGTGCAAAGAAAATGTGGGTCACATGTACTCTGCTAGCACTATGGAAATACATTCTCTTTTAAATATTTAGGTTGTACTTATCTATAAATTTTTTAGTCAGGAAAATATAGAACAGTAAAAATTAGTGGCCAAAATCTGGCAGGCAATTTCACTAGGTAGTACTTGTGCACTTGTTTGGTACTTGTGCACTTGCTTGTTATTAAGAAAGCTCTTGTCAAGACAACAGAGCACAAGGGGTCGTCAACAATTAATGCACCACCGATTTTACGATGTACATGGAGTCAATGGAAGCTTTAAAGACGCAAAAAGAACATGCTGAGAGTAGCTGTTTGCTTCCTAAATcactaaattcaaataaaaaaacattaaATGTCCCACCTTGGAGCGGAACCATGCACCTGTGTAACCCTTAACAAAAGACTTTGACTCGGCAAGATCTCCAACTTTGAACGGGAGAATTAGATCCATATCCAGCCAATCTAAAGGCAGTACTAATAGAAGAAACAACGGGTGTTAGCACAATGTTGGACTTATAGTACTTCCTCCATTACAATAGTTCACATCACACCATGTGTGCATATAATAAAGCGCTAGTTCTAGGAAAAACTAATATACCATGCGTAACACTAGTAAATGCCATATATAGAATGGAAACACCAAAACAATCACAAGCATGAGTTTGTAGTATTTGAAGAAAAGTCATCAAAGGCCACATGCAAGCATAGTGAAACACCCAAGACCATGTACAACTATAGTAAAACAAACAACAGAAAAAATGGCGAGGCAATACGATGAAATAACAAAATATATGAAACATCAATGTTAAGAGCATCGTCAAAACAAGCGCAACCACTAAAGATCACACGCCCTTCTTTTTGTTTTAAATTCTTGTTACTCTTGGCCTATTTATTGTACACTCCAATGTAGAGAGCATCGTCAAAACAAGCGCAACTACTGATGGGCTGACTCCTAGGCTGCTGGTACACTCCAAGGGCATGGCTGTCAAATATTATCATATTTATTTTGATTATCTTAAAAAGTGGATCATCTGCTTTTCAGTATTACACACTCATGATGTATCTCACGAGAGTATATCACATGCCATTGTGAAAAGAAGTGATATCGGGGTATTGACAAATAGACTTATACAGTAACAAAAATATAAAAGATGAACCTGAATAACAATGACAAAATCCATAGGAGCAAAGTAATTAGACCAACAATACATTCAATCATCACAACCTCCAAATGGTACAAATATTTTGGCTCTCACAACCATTTCAATCAATTAACTTGAATTCTTGTTTATACAAAATAATAATGCTAATAACCTAGCCTCTTGTCATCTCAAATGATCTAACtacttctactccctccatccatatatatatatatatatatatatatatatatatatatatatatatatatatatatatagggcctaatacagTTTTTGGGACAGCCTTTGACTACTTGTAAGATTTATAatatatgagatgtataatgtgaaaattatatcattagaaactCCTCCCATGTACGAATTTTCCGGTATGCTTTGCGTAACtcgcatgtcatatattattgctctaacatgtggtcaaagttaacctcgaaaaacgcattaggccctatatatatggatAGAGGGGGTAGCTTGGATTGGTTGGTTTACTTGTGTTCTCTCTAGTCACAACGTGACTTTGTATAGTATATCACCCCACGTCCAAAAGGTTTAGTTTCATATAAGAACACTTTGCTCACACATATTAGCAATCTATCTTAGACAACTTCATCTTAGCTTAGAATGGGTCAAAGTCATTGTATACTTATAAGAACTCACACCAAGTTGGTTCCACTAATTTCTATGCCACTTTTGGGTGCATCCTCACTATATAGGCTGAGCTGATCTTTTGTGCATTTTGATACCATATGCATATTTGTAAAGCATTTCCATCAAGTAAAAGATGGTACCAAACAACAGAAATACCATCACGCAAAACTTAATCGGTCAGGAGTCCCTCTAACTAACCTAGTAAATACTGGAATAAGTTGGTAACTAGGTGAAATGAACTAAGCTACTAACTAGCTGGCTATAACTTATCTATAAGCAAATGACTAACCTGACAAATAGAGGccaaaaaattcatcaaaaaaatACTAGCATGGATCAATGCCAAGGGGTTTAGGCTTAATAGAACCAAGACCGAGTATATGAGGTGTGACTTTAGGGTTTAGACCGAGAAGTTAGTTTATAGGGACATATAATGCCTAGGAGATACTTGGGATCAATGCTACAAAGCAATGATGTATCAATGAGAAtgttagccacaaaatcaaagCGAGATGACAATTAGACATGTGATACTATATGGAGCAACATGTTGGCGTATTAAGAGACAACACATCCAACAATGAGTATCATGCGTATGCTAACGTGAATGTATGGGCATGCAATCAAGGACTGAATTAGGAATGAGGGTATTTGCGAATGCTAAGGTGGATGTATGGGCTTGCAATCAAAGACTGAATTAGGAATGAGGGAAAATGTGATAAGGTAGGGGTGACACTAATTGAAAAGAAGTTTGTCCAACACCGACTAATGTGGTTTGGACATATCCAATGAAGGCCTGCAGAAGCACCAGCAGCGAAAATACTAGGGGGTATGCGGCGACCAAAGTTGAGAGGGGAGGAGGCGGTACAAAGAGAGGATTGGAATGTATCCTAGGATTTGGCTCTTAACAAGATTGCATGGAAATCATGGTGACAACTGTACTATATCAACAATTACGATCGACATAAGGGCAACTACGAATAATAATGTAatttttgctattttttagttgAATAAGAAATAACTTTTTTGAAGTCAATGCTAAGATCCATCAAAGGTCTAAACACACTCATTTGTACAAGCACAAAGCAATTAAAAAATTCATCAAATGACTAGACAAAACAAATTGGACAATCTCACAAAGACAAGCACAACTATTTTCatatatcatactccctccgttcctttatataagatgTATTGTTTTTGACACGGTGAACAAGGCACatggttatgaacatgttaggACAAAATTACCCTTAGCAAATGTGTGGTTTGTGGCAAGTAAATCAATTAGTCCAAGAAAGTATGAGATACATGCTTTCCTTCTTTTGCTATAAAAAGAGATACAAACAATTAAGAAAAAAATACTTCCCATTTTATGGACGACTAAAAAGGAATTACGAGAAATTAAAATAAATGCATCTTACATTGTGTATTTTTTgtgaaaaacaaatacaccttaatactccctccgttcctaaatatttgtctttttagagattttaaatggactaccacatacggatgtatatagacatattttagagtgtagattcactcatcttgctccgtatgtagtcacttgttgaaatctctagaaagataaatatttaggaacagaaggagtataaaAGAACGAAGAGAGTATAATATGAGATTTATTAATTTTGAGTGTAACTTTGAGCACAAATTAAATAACAAATATTACATCCGGTCCAAAATATAAGATGCACCAATTTTCAAAATTTTGGATTAACTTGCATCTATATtaatatgaaaagattcaaaaagaTAGATcaaattaatctcggccatcaaacaaTGTCAATTTTAATATCTAGATTAATTAAATGGCACACGCTCAACATTTTAGCGTAAAATTAATATCATACAAAATATGAATATCATCAGTAATCACATAACTAACATGCTTAATATCCAAGCTAATATGAGTGTGCAATAAAAATTCCTTCATTTCAAAATAGATGTCAtggatttagttcaaatttgaactaagaGCGCGACACTCATTTTGGTATGAAAAGAGTACTAAATATCAACATACAAATTTACTAGTTTCAGTAATAAGAGTACGATACTTCGAGTATATCTTATACCAATAGGTTTTCTAACAAacactgttttttcttttttttctttttgccacaagTGATAAATTTGAAGACATCACAAGATAGACACATGCAATTTTGTCTTAACCAAGCTTAAGCCAAAAAAAATATGTTGAAACAAGCTTAAGCAATATGGGGTTTATCAACAATCAGGAAGGAATAAAATATCAATTTGTCTAATTCACATTTAGATGTTTTATAAGAATGTTACATCTAATCTCCTACAAATAACGTAGCAACAAGGAACAAAAAAAAGCCAGGACAAAAAAAAACAGGTCACAAACATGGTAGACATCAGATTAGatatgacataactatgtcacatctagatgtgtcctaaatAAACCCATAAATATATAATCTCGAAACATGAGAATCTGATCTAAATCCAAACAACTCACTataagaaataaaaaaaagaaatacAAGAATAATATGAAGAAGAAAGCGAAGATTGTCAAATCTTATAAAGAAAAACCATGAACCTAACAAGCCAATCAACACCAATACTTTCTCTTCAGCCATAAAGAAAAAGGAAACCCGTTTGAACCCCAGATCTACACGAAACGGGATTGCTGAAACTTTTGGCACGCCAGTACGGACATGAGGACTAATCAAAGATCCAAAAAGAGCCCAAAAAGATGGGGAAACACGCAAACAGAACGCAAGATTGGGGCGCTgggatgggggagggggcgcaccttCAGCGCCACAGAGCCGGCAGGCCTACTACTCTCCACCGCCGCCGCACGCTCCAGAATCGGGATTAGCGAAGGTAGCGTCGTCGTCCTCTGGTCTTCTtctacggcggcggcggggtgctgCGCTGCGTAGCCGCCGCTATGGGGGCATTTATCGAAGAGTTGTTAGCGCATTATTGGGAAGCAGATATAGATGCGCCGGATTCTTGCCTTCTTTTAACGCGCATTATGCGACAGCGTTCGTGGGAGATGGAAGCATCGCGCTGCTTATGTAACGCCGTCGGTTGGGGCTCAA
Proteins encoded in this window:
- the LOC123190612 gene encoding uncharacterized protein isoform X1, which produces MDLILPFKVGDLAESKSFVKGYTGAWFRSKIIDMRVTESGHLEYYLEYIDYTEEENEWIRVFQKNPLSPACGEGKSSESTEIMLRPAFPHWYRGGQVPAHFPKNELVASVCDTWKVGDKVDWRCSDCYWTAEIIRLNSRDVVQVMLLDPPMGEGGQHPAKKKDLRPALDWSIIKGWTVPVSVAKGKYWQAARLVHPKSDIEDSITDEDEAPGSPTVKRPSSDTSSISKLSNRSDTILASTEKLGQAHESSDPSRRSTRSSSKRQISPATVKGAAMAEPNGPSNGNGSHRRYPFRVRRNAAGQQR
- the LOC123190612 gene encoding uncharacterized protein isoform X2, with amino-acid sequence MRVTESGHLEYYLEYIDYTEEENEWIRVFQKNPLSPACGEGKSSESTEIMLRPAFPHWYRGGQVPAHFPKNELVASVCDTWKVGDKVDWRCSDCYWTAEIIRLNSRDVVQVMLLDPPMGEGGQHPAKKKDLRPALDWSIIKGWTVPVSVAKGKYWQAARLVHPKSDIEDSITDEDEAPGSPTVKRPSSDTSSISKLSNRSDTILASTEKLGQAHESSDPSRRSTRSSSKRQISPATVKGAAMAEPNGPSNGNGSHRRYPFRVRRNAAGQQR